A single uncultured Methanobrevibacter sp. DNA region contains:
- a CDS encoding PDGLE domain-containing protein: MEQKDLMLIGIAVVICVIICVLSPYIASGDPDGLEKSAEDSGLPEDFSVEEIKGIPGAIFPDYAFASNPDNQMLQIVALVIGTIVTLVLGYAVAEVVRNRN; encoded by the coding sequence ATGGAACAAAAAGATTTAATGTTAATTGGTATTGCAGTAGTAATCTGTGTAATAATCTGTGTGCTTTCACCATACATTGCATCTGGTGACCCAGACGGATTAGAAAAATCTGCAGAGGACTCCGGACTTCCGGAAGATTTCTCAGTAGAAGAAATCAAAGGAATACCTGGAGCAATATTCCCCGATTATGCATTTGCAAGTAATCCTGATAACCAAATGTTGCAAATTGTGGCCTTGGTAATAGGTACAATAGTAACCTTAGTTTTAGGATATGCGGTTGCAGAGGTCGTAAGAAACAGAAATTAA
- a CDS encoding FeoA family protein: MSKTLRDAKPGETVTIVKYHDTGDAGLKRHLLGMGFVKGAELKIKKVATLGDPIELSVKGYDICLRKEEAENIEVE, translated from the coding sequence ATGTCAAAAACTTTAAGAGATGCAAAACCAGGAGAAACAGTCACTATCGTTAAGTATCACGACACTGGGGATGCTGGTTTAAAAAGACACTTATTAGGTATGGGTTTTGTTAAAGGTGCAGAGCTTAAAATCAAAAAGGTTGCAACTTTAGGTGATCCTATCGAGTTAAGTGTAAAAGGATACGATATTTGTCTTCGTAAAGAAGAAGCTGAAAATATTGAAGTGGAATAA
- a CDS encoding ATP-binding cassette domain-containing protein: MEQIHLETKNLSFTYPDGTQALKNVNIKIRKGEKIAIMGPNGAGKSTLFSHFNGLSEPTSGHVEIDGEEIVFERDELLKVRQKVGIVFQDPNDQLFAPTVKEDVAFGPMNLGLDYDEVKKRIVESLEMVGMSGFEDKTPHHLSGGQQKRVAIAGIVAMRPEIMILDEPTAGLDPEGVDKVLDILNKLNEEGISIVISSHDIEMVNEFADKIFVLYNGEIIAEGDKHQIFSDKELLKKAHLKAPVTTEILYKLKENGLNVDTEKLSIEETVQEILKAKNI, from the coding sequence ATGGAACAAATTCATTTAGAGACAAAAAACTTATCATTTACATATCCAGATGGAACTCAAGCTTTAAAAAATGTCAACATTAAAATCAGGAAAGGCGAAAAGATAGCCATTATGGGACCGAATGGTGCCGGAAAATCCACACTGTTTTCACATTTCAACGGATTGAGCGAACCCACATCAGGACATGTTGAGATAGACGGTGAGGAAATTGTCTTTGAAAGGGATGAACTGCTTAAAGTCAGACAGAAGGTAGGTATCGTATTCCAGGATCCAAATGACCAGCTGTTTGCACCGACAGTAAAGGAAGATGTGGCATTCGGACCTATGAATTTGGGTCTTGATTATGATGAAGTCAAAAAAAGGATTGTCGAATCACTGGAAATGGTTGGTATGAGCGGGTTTGAGGATAAGACTCCACACCACCTAAGTGGCGGCCAGCAGAAAAGAGTTGCCATTGCAGGCATTGTGGCTATGAGACCTGAAATAATGATTCTTGACGAACCTACTGCGGGACTTGACCCTGAAGGTGTCGATAAGGTATTGGACATTTTAAATAAACTGAATGAAGAAGGAATAAGCATAGTCATCTCATCACATGACATTGAAATGGTCAATGAGTTTGCAGACAAGATATTTGTCCTCTACAATGGTGAGATTATTGCAGAAGGGGACAAGCATCAGATATTTTCCGATAAGGAACTGTTAAAAAAAGCTCATCTAAAAGCCCCGGTTACAACTGAAATACTTTATAAGCTAAAAGAAAACGGATTAAATGTTGATACTGAAAAATTAAGTATCGAAGAAACGGTTCAAGAAATATTAAAAGCTAAAAATATTTAA
- the feoB gene encoding ferrous iron transport protein B — translation MEKLIVGLAGNPNVGKTTVFNLLTGMHQHVGNWPGKTVERAEGHFVHGNYEYNLIDLPGNYALSAHTIEEIVSRDFIVDDNSDVIVNVVDAANLERNLYLTVQMMELGANLILALNMNDFAKKREHFINIDLMSELLGFPIIEINAKTGDGIEELLTTVEHQAANPIDSSLKLAYGAELKEHLDDMQKLIEKDENLLDVPSIWTAIKLLEKDSIVIKKVQNSKNSSEIFIETDKVSKHLHDIYKESAEEVIANARYAFIGGLMAEAVERPAVEKETMSDKIDKIVTNRILAIPIFIVLMYLMFEVTYVLGDPFEALIAQFFKFLSGEVAVYIANPYLKSFICDAVIGGVGGVLTYLPVIVIIFLFLSILEDCGYLARAAFTLDIIMHKLVGLHGKAFIPMVLGFGCGVPAIMATRTLENEKDRMLAMMLVPFMSCTARLPIYAVFIAAFFNEHNGIVLLSMYVLGIVVALIVAAILKRTMFKGLSTPFVMELPTYKIPSVKGVLLHTWEKSKGFLKKAGTLIFVCSVVLWVLSIFPLGVKYASADSLLGQIGSVIAPIFAPLGFGTWQAAVAIISGLAAKEVVVATFGTLSGISGDDNEGITRIVQDTFTPLSAYSFMAFTLLYVPCIGTIGAIKQETNGYRWALIMCAITITTAYIVSFLIYNVGLLVGFV, via the coding sequence ATGGAAAAGTTGATTGTAGGTTTGGCAGGAAATCCGAATGTGGGTAAGACCACTGTTTTTAATCTTTTGACAGGTATGCATCAGCATGTGGGCAATTGGCCTGGAAAGACAGTTGAAAGGGCAGAAGGTCATTTTGTGCATGGAAATTATGAGTATAATCTTATTGACTTGCCGGGAAATTATGCATTGAGTGCCCACACAATCGAGGAGATTGTTTCAAGGGATTTTATTGTTGATGACAATTCGGATGTTATAGTTAATGTTGTTGATGCGGCCAATCTTGAACGTAATTTGTACCTGACAGTTCAGATGATGGAGCTGGGTGCAAACTTGATATTGGCACTTAACATGAACGATTTTGCCAAGAAAAGGGAACACTTCATTAACATTGACTTGATGAGTGAACTGCTTGGTTTTCCAATCATTGAAATCAATGCCAAAACTGGTGACGGAATTGAAGAGCTGCTGACAACCGTTGAACATCAGGCAGCAAATCCTATCGATTCCAGTTTAAAGCTGGCATATGGTGCCGAGCTAAAAGAGCATTTGGATGATATGCAGAAACTAATTGAAAAGGATGAGAATCTGCTGGATGTGCCTTCAATATGGACTGCAATCAAGTTGCTTGAAAAGGACAGCATTGTAATAAAAAAGGTCCAGAATTCCAAGAACAGTTCTGAAATTTTCATTGAAACAGACAAGGTGTCAAAGCATCTTCACGATATCTACAAGGAAAGTGCCGAAGAGGTTATTGCAAATGCAAGATATGCCTTCATCGGAGGTTTGATGGCCGAGGCTGTTGAAAGACCTGCCGTTGAAAAGGAAACCATGAGTGATAAGATAGACAAGATTGTCACCAACAGAATTTTGGCGATTCCTATTTTCATTGTACTCATGTATCTGATGTTTGAAGTAACCTATGTCCTGGGGGACCCTTTTGAAGCGTTGATTGCTCAATTTTTCAAGTTTCTTTCAGGGGAGGTTGCTGTATATATAGCCAATCCATATCTCAAATCATTCATTTGTGATGCGGTCATCGGTGGAGTAGGTGGGGTCTTGACATATCTGCCTGTAATCGTGATAATATTTTTATTCTTAAGCATTCTGGAAGACTGCGGTTATCTTGCAAGGGCCGCATTTACATTGGATATTATAATGCACAAGCTGGTTGGGCTTCACGGTAAGGCATTCATCCCCATGGTTTTGGGATTCGGTTGTGGGGTGCCTGCCATCATGGCAACAAGGACCCTGGAGAATGAAAAAGACCGTATGCTTGCGATGATGCTTGTTCCGTTCATGTCATGTACTGCAAGGCTGCCTATTTATGCAGTGTTTATTGCGGCGTTTTTTAATGAACACAATGGAATTGTGCTGCTGTCAATGTATGTGTTGGGTATTGTTGTAGCGCTTATTGTTGCCGCTATCCTGAAAAGGACAATGTTTAAGGGGCTGTCCACTCCATTTGTAATGGAACTTCCAACATACAAGATACCTTCAGTTAAGGGTGTATTGCTGCATACATGGGAAAAATCAAAAGGATTCCTGAAAAAGGCAGGTACACTGATCTTTGTATGTTCCGTGGTATTGTGGGTTTTAAGCATTTTCCCATTGGGTGTAAAATATGCCTCTGCCGACAGTCTGTTGGGTCAGATCGGAAGCGTTATTGCCCCTATTTTTGCTCCGTTAGGATTTGGAACATGGCAAGCGGCTGTTGCAATCATTTCAGGTTTGGCTGCCAAGGAAGTTGTTGTGGCTACTTTCGGAACTCTTTCAGGCATCAGCGGTGATGACAATGAAGGAATTACAAGAATAGTTCAGGATACTTTCACACCACTTTCAGCATATTCATTCATGGCATTCACATTGCTGTATGTGCCATGTATAGGTACAATTGGGGCTATCAAGCAGGAAACCAATGGATACAGATGGGCCTTAATCATGTGTGCAATTACTATAACAACCGCATACATCGTTTCATTCCTGATTTATAATGTGGGTCTGTTAGTTGGGTTTGTGTAG
- a CDS encoding lipopolysaccharide assembly protein LapB: MSDAVEQAKQYISSKNYDEALKLARKRHGKDDIDEYLSILDLLIDEDFLLALEEKGMYYQYYDESHDNGDYGERYFDKYLEKQPRSINVISDKALSRFNKGHIDEAMDYMDKAYEKYSSYSKIEKPRIKKNEVLMGKIELQIQAKQYHDALINLNKYENQYGIDEKLLLYKGQMLQKEGKNRDAIDYLNKSLENEDTLVGFNAKADALYELGEYKDALKAYNRCIQYEKRANPDLELRTNFNYKAAFCCVELGDDQEAVKHLNKTISMLNEYGRLPNDLEKIYQKCSFEKERIMKTGQVKDSEFKQSKFISYKSAIYILIVILILYVLLKLLGYG, translated from the coding sequence ATGAGCGATGCTGTCGAACAGGCAAAACAGTATATTTCAAGCAAAAATTATGATGAAGCACTTAAATTAGCAAGAAAAAGGCACGGAAAAGACGATATTGATGAATATCTTAGTATTTTGGACTTGCTTATTGATGAAGATTTTCTGCTTGCACTTGAAGAGAAGGGAATGTATTACCAATACTATGACGAAAGCCATGACAACGGAGACTACGGTGAAAGATACTTTGACAAATATCTCGAAAAGCAACCTAGATCCATTAATGTCATTTCAGACAAGGCACTGTCAAGGTTCAACAAGGGCCACATTGATGAGGCAATGGACTACATGGACAAGGCCTATGAAAAATACAGTTCCTATTCAAAAATCGAAAAGCCAAGAATCAAGAAAAATGAGGTGCTGATGGGTAAAATCGAACTGCAGATTCAGGCAAAGCAGTATCATGATGCCCTGATCAATCTAAACAAGTACGAAAATCAGTACGGAATCGATGAAAAACTGCTCCTATACAAAGGCCAGATGCTTCAAAAGGAAGGCAAAAACCGGGACGCCATCGACTATCTGAACAAATCCCTGGAAAATGAGGACACACTAGTAGGATTTAATGCAAAGGCCGATGCACTCTATGAGCTTGGAGAATATAAGGATGCGCTTAAGGCATACAACAGATGCATCCAATATGAAAAAAGAGCCAACCCGGATTTGGAACTGCGTACCAACTTCAACTACAAGGCTGCGTTCTGCTGTGTCGAGCTGGGCGATGATCAGGAAGCGGTAAAGCATTTGAACAAGACCATCAGCATGCTGAACGAGTATGGAAGGCTTCCGAATGACCTGGAAAAAATCTATCAGAAATGCTCATTTGAAAAGGAAAGGATCATGAAAACCGGACAGGTTAAGGACAGCGAGTTCAAGCAATCCAAATTCATATCCTACAAATCTGCAATCTACATTTTGATAGTCATACTTATTTTATATGTTCTCTTAAAATTATTGGGATACGGATAG
- a CDS encoding MarR family winged helix-turn-helix transcriptional regulator, which produces MIEYDDIIKDSPFLVNHLITLSKTHDFYINKHIKNSTEIQPSQYYMLLFLYYEMGTTQSDIAKACFMDRSGVSRAFKEFEEKGLITREVDNDNKRAYKITLTKKGNATAEFLIKKEKEWDDMICEELNITRSETLELLSKISMKSLKFNREKF; this is translated from the coding sequence ATGATAGAATATGATGATATAATTAAAGACTCACCCTTCCTTGTAAATCATTTGATTACATTAAGCAAGACACATGATTTTTACATAAATAAACACATCAAAAACAGCACAGAAATCCAACCAAGCCAATACTACATGCTCCTGTTTTTATATTACGAAATGGGAACCACACAGTCCGACATTGCAAAGGCCTGCTTTATGGACAGAAGTGGAGTTTCAAGAGCGTTTAAGGAATTTGAAGAAAAAGGACTGATTACACGAGAAGTTGACAACGACAACAAAAGAGCATACAAAATCACTTTAACAAAAAAGGGCAATGCAACAGCAGAGTTTTTAATTAAAAAAGAAAAGGAATGGGATGATATGATTTGTGAAGAACTGAATATCACCCGCAGCGAAACCCTTGAACTGCTTTCAAAGATTTCCATGAAATCATTGAAGTTCAACCGTGAAAAATTCTAG
- a CDS encoding oligosaccharide repeat unit polymerase family protein translates to MSVIYSTLTSIINRISDEIHKSFLFTFIFTILEFIEKQWTSSYFKRFYPSENFLGFFNKSIILKNHIFNPLIVLFLFALFLILSMSAPSTSLVITLILAFAGFFIGSALLPRYILKNDLKNIIQFQRKDIYSIGFCLILVSIVFFFISVASVGGIPLIKPSIRYLLKPILTMPVFLIIPGTCLVASAYLKDFNDSKITRSQVRFRFIFLLAIDCAFLLLLGYRTPLLAAFLIIIIIGFYGNIVSLWEVIVGALIGIGAIVGIGYFRSLGEMTITSSTSPFYTLQSRADFTLHVLNLLDFIGGNFGLTHGHMLASSIPGSDLGPRMMVGKLIAWRTEVTVTPTLIGQMVVDFGKVGVFVGMMLLGFILGIGFKIVQITKNYFYIGLYALLLTYTILGIETGILDIQVLIYFAIAIFIYFTCIRRSFCK, encoded by the coding sequence ATGAGCGTTATTTACTCTACCTTAACTTCAATAATAAATAGGATTAGTGACGAGATTCATAAATCCTTTTTATTTACATTTATTTTTACAATTCTAGAATTTATTGAAAAGCAATGGACCAGCAGCTATTTCAAAAGGTTCTATCCAAGCGAGAATTTTTTAGGATTTTTTAACAAAAGCATAATCCTGAAAAATCACATCTTCAATCCGTTGATTGTGCTTTTTTTATTTGCACTGTTTCTGATTTTATCAATGAGTGCACCATCCACCAGTCTGGTGATTACACTGATTCTGGCGTTTGCCGGTTTTTTTATCGGATCTGCACTGCTTCCAAGATACATTTTAAAAAATGATTTGAAAAATATTATCCAATTCCAAAGAAAGGACATTTACTCAATTGGTTTTTGCCTTATTTTGGTAAGTATCGTGTTTTTCTTCATAAGCGTTGCTTCAGTTGGAGGAATTCCTCTCATAAAGCCTTCAATCAGATACCTGCTAAAACCTATCCTTACAATGCCGGTATTTCTCATCATACCTGGAACATGTCTGGTTGCAAGTGCATATCTAAAGGATTTCAACGACTCAAAAATCACCCGTTCACAGGTGAGATTCAGATTCATATTTTTGCTTGCAATTGACTGTGCATTTTTATTGCTTCTAGGCTATAGGACACCACTACTTGCAGCATTTCTCATCATAATTATTATAGGTTTCTATGGAAATATTGTTTCTCTATGGGAAGTTATAGTTGGTGCACTAATTGGTATAGGTGCGATAGTAGGAATTGGTTATTTTCGTTCATTAGGAGAGATGACAATCACCTCATCAACAAGCCCATTCTACACACTTCAGTCCAGAGCGGACTTTACACTGCATGTTTTGAACCTTCTCGATTTCATTGGAGGAAACTTCGGCCTTACACACGGACACATGCTTGCCAGCTCAATTCCGGGAAGCGACCTGGGACCGAGGATGATGGTTGGAAAACTCATAGCATGGAGAACAGAAGTGACCGTGACCCCGACACTTATCGGGCAGATGGTTGTGGACTTTGGAAAGGTAGGAGTTTTTGTCGGGATGATGCTTCTTGGATTCATTTTGGGAATCGGATTTAAAATAGTTCAAATCACCAAAAACTATTTTTACATTGGATTATATGCATTATTGTTAACCTACACCATTTTAGGAATTGAAACCGGAATCTTAGACATTCAGGTATTGATTTATTTTGCAATAGCTATTTTTATCTATTTTACCTGCATCAGACGCTCATTTTGCAAATAG
- the feoB gene encoding ferrous iron transport protein B, whose amino-acid sequence MTELIVGLAGNPNVGKTTVFNRLTGMRQHVGNWPGKTVERAEGHFKHGSYDYDVIDLPGNYALSAHSMEEIVSRDFIVDDDSDVIINVVDAANLERNLYLTVQMMELGANLVMALNMNDFAKKKDHIINIKLMSELLGFPVVEVNAKTGDGFDELLTTVEKQAAKPIDSSAKLSYGDELRGHLVPIQELIEQDSSLMDVPSVWTAVKLLEKDSIVIDKVQQSSKSSQIMVEVDKVASHLHDVYKEGAEEVVANARYAFIGGLMAEAVKRPSVEKESTTDKIDKIVTNRILAPIIFVVIIFLLFHLTFTISTPFCDAIDEGFAMLAGYMETVISDPTLLSFVNDGIIGGVGGVLVFLPQIIIMFLLLSILEDSGYLARAAFTLDMVMHKLVGLHGKAFIPMILGFGCGVPAIMATRTMENESDRILAMMLIPFMSCTARMPIYAMFTAAFFGAIPVFALGPFVVTQQSLIVTSMYLIGIVVALIVAAILKRTLFKGMSAPFVMELPTYKVPSVKGVLLHTWEKTKGFLRKAGTIILGSTIVIWILSTLPFGVEYGSADSILGMIGSVIAPIFTPMGYGTWQAGIAIITGLVAKEVVVSTFGTLSGVEEDDEAGMTAMVKDLFTPLSSFAFMVFTLLYIPCFAAIGAIRQETNGFKWPLIMSGITLVTAYIVSFLVYNIGLLAGFG is encoded by the coding sequence ATGACAGAATTAATTGTAGGATTAGCAGGTAATCCTAACGTGGGTAAAACCACCGTTTTTAATCGATTAACTGGTATGCGCCAACATGTAGGTAACTGGCCTGGAAAAACTGTCGAAAGGGCAGAAGGTCATTTCAAGCATGGAAGCTATGACTATGATGTTATTGATTTACCAGGTAATTATGCATTAAGTGCTCATTCCATGGAAGAAATCGTATCAAGGGATTTCATTGTGGATGATGACTCTGATGTAATTATTAACGTGGTTGATGCTGCTAATTTAGAAAGAAACTTATATTTAACAGTACAAATGATGGAATTAGGAGCCAATCTTGTAATGGCTCTTAACATGAACGATTTTGCTAAGAAAAAGGACCACATCATCAATATTAAATTGATGAGTGAACTATTAGGTTTTCCGGTAGTTGAAGTAAACGCTAAAACCGGTGACGGATTTGATGAATTGCTGACAACCGTTGAAAAACAGGCAGCAAAACCGATTGATTCTAGCGCAAAGTTATCATACGGGGATGAATTGAGGGGACATTTGGTTCCTATTCAAGAATTAATCGAGCAAGACAGTTCATTAATGGATGTTCCTTCAGTTTGGACTGCAGTAAAACTATTAGAGAAAGATTCAATCGTAATCGACAAGGTTCAACAGTCAAGCAAAAGTTCTCAGATTATGGTTGAAGTTGACAAAGTGGCAAGTCACCTTCATGACGTATATAAGGAAGGTGCAGAAGAAGTTGTTGCAAATGCAAGATATGCATTTATCGGGGGCTTAATGGCAGAGGCTGTCAAAAGACCTTCCGTTGAAAAAGAGTCAACAACTGATAAAATCGATAAAATAGTAACCAATAGAATTTTAGCACCAATAATATTTGTTGTAATTATTTTCTTGTTGTTCCATTTAACATTTACCATTTCTACTCCATTCTGTGATGCAATCGATGAAGGATTTGCAATGTTGGCAGGATATATGGAAACCGTTATCTCTGATCCAACTTTATTATCCTTTGTAAATGACGGTATCATCGGGGGTGTAGGTGGAGTACTTGTATTCTTGCCTCAAATTATTATCATGTTCTTGTTATTAAGTATTTTAGAAGACAGCGGATACTTAGCAAGAGCAGCATTCACATTAGATATGGTTATGCACAAACTTGTGGGTCTTCACGGTAAAGCATTCATTCCTATGATTTTAGGATTCGGTTGTGGTGTACCTGCAATTATGGCAACAAGAACAATGGAAAACGAATCAGACCGTATTCTTGCAATGATGCTTATTCCGTTCATGTCATGTACTGCAAGAATGCCTATCTACGCAATGTTCACCGCAGCATTTTTCGGAGCAATTCCGGTATTTGCTTTAGGACCATTTGTAGTGACTCAACAATCCCTTATTGTAACTTCAATGTATCTTATCGGTATTGTTGTGGCATTGATTGTAGCAGCTATCCTTAAAAGAACACTCTTCAAAGGAATGTCCGCTCCGTTTGTTATGGAACTTCCAACATATAAAGTCCCATCCGTAAAAGGTGTGCTCTTACACACTTGGGAGAAAACCAAAGGGTTCCTCAGAAAAGCAGGTACCATCATTTTAGGTTCAACAATTGTAATCTGGATTTTAAGTACCCTGCCGTTCGGTGTTGAATACGGATCTGCAGACAGTATATTAGGTATGATCGGTTCAGTAATTGCACCAATCTTTACTCCAATGGGTTACGGAACCTGGCAAGCTGGTATTGCAATCATTACAGGTTTAGTAGCTAAAGAAGTTGTAGTATCTACATTCGGAACATTATCCGGTGTTGAAGAGGATGATGAAGCTGGAATGACTGCAATGGTTAAAGACTTGTTCACTCCATTGTCTTCATTCGCATTCATGGTGTTCACATTATTATACATACCATGTTTCGCTGCTATCGGTGCAATCAGACAGGAAACCAATGGTTTCAAATGGCCATTAATAATGTCCGGTATCACTTTGGTAACTGCATACATTGTATCCTTCTTAGTATACAATATCGGTTTATTAGCTGGTTTCGGATAA
- the cbiQ gene encoding cobalt ECF transporter T component CbiQ, with protein sequence MPDITQIIRFDDLASQNSPIHDLEGRIKLISTIFIIIVCVVSQEIFIPLVLEIVLLVILKMAKLSYIDSFKRLLMLLPFGGAIIIFQPFIQPGNVIWSYSWLTVTDVGLNWAVLLLVRMITTLTAIIIYSSTTPLQEMASSFRKLKMPRDLAMILSIMVRFLFLFVDELAAIRKSQKSRNFSIHAKNTPYKWRVKQVGYTIGMMFLKAYEQGERVHKSMVSRGFSDASEMFDEKKSPERSDYMFLLAIIIIVIIIEIIIFKYSGQLGYFGQKLSIN encoded by the coding sequence ATGCCTGACATAACACAGATTATAAGATTTGATGACTTAGCGTCACAGAATAGCCCAATTCATGATTTGGAAGGGAGAATAAAACTCATTTCCACCATTTTTATAATCATAGTTTGTGTTGTTTCACAGGAAATTTTCATACCCCTTGTTTTAGAAATAGTATTGCTTGTTATTCTGAAAATGGCAAAATTATCCTATATTGATTCTTTTAAGAGACTTTTGATGCTGCTTCCATTCGGTGGAGCGATCATAATTTTTCAGCCATTCATACAGCCGGGAAATGTTATCTGGAGTTACTCATGGCTTACCGTCACTGATGTCGGACTGAACTGGGCGGTGCTGTTATTGGTGCGTATGATAACCACCTTGACTGCGATAATCATCTACTCATCAACCACTCCTCTGCAGGAAATGGCCAGTTCCTTTAGAAAACTTAAGATGCCGAGAGATTTGGCAATGATTCTTTCAATCATGGTCCGCTTCCTCTTTCTGTTTGTTGATGAACTTGCTGCAATCCGCAAAAGTCAAAAATCAAGAAACTTCAGCATCCACGCGAAAAACACTCCCTACAAATGGAGAGTCAAACAGGTGGGCTACACCATAGGAATGATGTTTTTAAAGGCATATGAACAAGGTGAAAGGGTTCACAAAAGTATGGTGAGTCGTGGTTTTTCGGATGCCTCTGAAATGTTTGATGAAAAGAAATCTCCCGAAAGAAGCGATTATATGTTCTTATTGGCAATAATCATAATAGTCATAATAATTGAAATCATCATATTCAAATACTCCGGACAGTTAGGTTACTTCGGACAGAAATTATCAATTAATTAG
- the cbiM gene encoding cobalt transporter CbiM: protein MHIPDGFIPIAQCLVYYVILIVALYFSVRWARSNLDEKRIPLLAVLAAGIFAIMSMNMPIPFGTSGHMVGGALVAIVFLAPEAAVLVFTVVLLIQALIFGDGGITALGANVLNMAIVGGFVGLYTFKGLNGIIGKYPAAGVAAWLATVIAALACAIEMGIAGTFPINIGIPSMVLYHFFIGIIEAVLTVIVLVALDKFRPDLLAWNKGDA, encoded by the coding sequence TTGCATATACCTGACGGATTTATACCTATTGCACAATGTCTAGTATACTATGTAATATTGATTGTTGCATTATACTTCTCAGTAAGATGGGCAAGATCCAATTTAGATGAAAAACGTATACCTCTTTTAGCAGTTCTCGCAGCAGGTATCTTTGCAATCATGTCTATGAATATGCCTATTCCATTCGGTACCAGTGGACACATGGTTGGTGGAGCTTTAGTTGCAATAGTATTTTTAGCACCTGAAGCTGCAGTACTTGTATTTACAGTAGTACTTCTAATCCAGGCACTAATCTTTGGAGACGGAGGAATCACTGCTTTAGGAGCAAATGTATTGAACATGGCAATCGTTGGAGGTTTCGTTGGATTATACACCTTCAAAGGATTGAACGGAATTATAGGAAAATACCCTGCAGCAGGTGTTGCAGCATGGCTTGCAACCGTCATTGCGGCATTAGCCTGTGCAATCGAAATGGGTATCGCAGGAACATTCCCAATAAACATCGGTATTCCATCAATGGTATTATACCACTTCTTTATTGGAATAATCGAAGCAGTATTAACTGTGATTGTTCTTGTGGCATTAGACAAATTCAGACCAGATCTACTTGCATGGAACAAGGGGGACGCATAA